From the genome of Pelobates fuscus isolate aPelFus1 chromosome 11, aPelFus1.pri, whole genome shotgun sequence:
GTATTTGACTTCCATTTTGTTACCTCGCCTATTGCCACTAACTGAAATTCAGGCCTTCTAGTGCAAATGTACATTTTCTATTAATACAGACttgattaatatttttttgtcataCAGAACACTCCAAGCAGATTCATTGTCTTTGGTAGAAGCTTCTCAGACACATTTTGGTTTATAGAATTGCTTGTAAAGTAGATGCTTGGGGAACAAATTGTTCACATTGTAGCAGCGTTGAATTATGTCCTTTTAGAGCACTCCACTGAGTTCATGGCATGTGATTTAAAAACAATAATGTTAATGTCCGCTGTATACCtgaatttaaatgtatatattttttgttatctaCTCTTCCACATAAAATCATCCTGAGAGTTTCCAGTGATAGATAATGCTATTAATGCCTGAGCACCATAGTAAGTCACCATTATAATAGTGCGGGAGTTTGAGATGGGAAAACAAAATTTATCAACGGCCAAGACACCATCAGACACCATAAAAACTAAAGAGCCAAGTGCAGCTGACAAGTATGcccaggagaagttgtgagatgcCAGGCTGACTCTAGCCATGGCTCTCCATGCCATAGTGCCTATTAGTGATATGTATCCAGCCACCATATAAACGAAAGGTCCATGTAAGTACGGAAAAATAACAGAGTAAAATGTGACACTAAATATAGCAAAAACAATAAAGACGCGGACGTTTAGTGGACGTAGGCCGAAGGCAATTGTGTACATCAGATGGGCCAATCCAAACATTACCATGcctgaaaaagaaataaacatgTGTACATGTAAATAGATATTCAAGAATTTATTTGGACAGATATTGTcaacaaacatgaaaaaaaaaactcttaatgTTAGAGGCTTGGACTCGGTACAGGCATTGTGCACTGAGACATGTAAGGTGAGTTACAATCATAAAATATGTTTGGCATAAAACAGTATCTTCGTGTCATCCAATGTTGCCCAATACAGAAATACTTCCTTTTCACGATCCATCTGTCCAATGTGAGGACTgttaactaaacagtgagtttAGCATTCTAGCTGATCTGATTTGAGAATTTTCCCAACTAGTATAATTGTGGCCTAAACTCACCACCCATTACTGGTTTAATGGACTCATAAGGCGTCTACAGGAAATGGACTAAATATGTGATCATTTTGTGATAAGTGTTTATTCTTGAAAGTTCCTTAGGGACCAGTTCAGCATAGCTAAAGCCACACTCAAATAGTTTTCAAATAGTATATTGTTGTTGTGGGTAAAAAGGATTTAGTAAGTAATGTTAATTTTACCTCAGAACAAATACACTTTTTTTAATgactacttaaagggatactataggcacccagaccacgtcatatCATTGACATgatctgtgtgcagtgtccctttcCCCCTTAGCCtttcaatctaatacactgcagtttcagagaaactgcaatttttatactgcagggttaaaactgcctctaccagacagccactagcgaTGCTTCCTAATGTTTCACAGAGCAAAACAGCaggcgcattaggtttcccctaGGCGCGGACATTGGAGGAAGCAGAGACAGTGCCAGAGTCGAGGGGTTTTAGTGTTTGAAGCAGTtaagtgtttaaagggttttttaaactttaaatgcCACGGAGGAGGGGTCAGACTGACTctttaatgttaggaatacagctttgtatatattatagtgttcctgtaaataTCTTGAAATTTTTTTGCCTGATCACTTGTTAACCTTCCTTGTTCTGACACCTACTTTTGAAGATATCAATCAAGTATATTGAGTTTTAACAGAGACAGGATAAATACATGAAGAGGAATAATTTTTAAGATCAATCTAAGACCGATGCCCCTAGGGAACAATGTGCCCCTGCCATATAAATATGGCACACCATCACCTCGGTGTGTGGAAAACACCAGTTTGATTCTATTTAGAATACAAGGCCAGCAATTAGCCATTagaatattacattattataggcAGTCCAGTTTATCCAAGAAATTATTAGTATAGATTAGAACCTTGTATTTGCATAAAGCATACAGCGAATAGGTAATAATTGTAATTGTGGAACAATCGCTATTGATCTCTTATCATTCTTACCATAGAGGAAGTAGTCTTGCCAAATCAAGCACAGATCACCGAGGGCTGAAAAGATGAGGCCCAATAAAATTTTTCGAGCATAAGAGTTGAACGTTCCTCCACCAAGGGAATGGACCACAATAAAGAACTCCAGGCTGATGATCGGTAAGCACTTGATAAGAGCACTGTACAGGCTGGGCTCAGAGAGAGGAATCCATAGTACAAAGTAAACAGAGCAACTCATGAAGAAGGGCAGAAGTTTTGATATAGTTCCTCTTacctatagtaaaaaacaaacaaagttgtGGTGTGGGATAAAATGATAATGActggtatatatattatatcattgtTCCCCCTCTGTTATCCATTGTTATAGGGTATACAGACATGTTTCTCACTCCCAGAAATTAGACAAagcatatatatgatatatcttaTTACCTTACCAAGGCCTTCTAGAAATATATTATCTATAGCAATAATAATGTTTAAAGATTATTCTATATAGTAGTTTGTGGTGGCATTGCCCTTTCAAAACGAGACTGCTAGTAGTAGTAGAGCAAATTTGCCATTACTGTTATAGAGGATGGCTTTTGCTAGATCTTAAAGTTAGAGAACCAATGAGTGATGATCACTGTAGTActcgcattaaagggacactatagtcacctgaacaacttcagcttaatgaggttgttcaggtgagaactatagctccctgcagcctttctcatgtaaacactgtattttctgagaaaatacagtgtttacattgaaagttaggaacacctccagttgcagtcactcacagtgaaccagagggacttcggagttaatggaggcataatatgtcaGCGGAGCATAGGGCAgaactgtgcacagcatcctgtaatTCAGTAtctgctccctctgcatgcagacactgaactttcctcacagagattcattgattcaattaatctctatgaggagatgctgattggccagggctgtgtttgaatcatgctggctcttcccctgatccgcctctttgtcagtctcagccaatcctatggggaagcactgtgattggatcaggctaccacatgtcagcagactgcttgtttttctgagtctaacagcatgcagatttacagcttcaggcttgaatacagaaagatttttactatatttatggaggcatgaggagcccagggaggctagatggtggtgttaacactatacggtcatatatacatgtttgtgttcctgaccctatagtgatcctttaagcaaaaaaaatgaattattatttttcatttttcaaagaagtcacactctatacacaaccAAGTCACCCATGGTGTAAATTCACTGTTGTTacaaaaaatatgaaatgtaATGCAATAACATATGTCAGAATTGGAGAGAAAATTTTAATTTTAGACCTCTTTCCCCTCctcgaaaataaataaataaactttctaCGGTTGTGGTTCTAAATTCAGTCCTTATGCAGTACCAACATATTAGGATTTAGCATTTTCCCAATATCTGTTTCAATGGGAATTTAGTCAACACCTTGATCATCAGGAAGAATGAGAGCTagtttgaaaatacatttttaaacttgCTGCCTAGCCTCctggtttatttgtttttattattattattattattattttaagagtTTGCCTCTCAGGACAGAGTggggatttgaaaaaaaaaagggggcaaaAGCCCTTGTGGACAGCCCCACTCTGATGGATGCCAATGCTCAGTGTTACTGAACTGCTCTCACACGGGCAAAATATACTGTGTTCGTTTAGTGTAGTGCAAGTGCATTTATTGAAACACATACTTACTCTGTGCTTTTACTAAACTTGTCTCCAATACCTCCAGAAGTGGGACACTAAAGTAGCAACCCAGTACTAGAATGTCCCGCAAAATCTGTGATAGTTGGGAATCATTAGAACATTCCAACTTACATCCCTGGTGTTTTTGGCTTTCACCAGTTTGGCTCAGTACTGCTAGCTTGTTGTATGTTACtctaagaagtgttttttttattaaaggattaTTCCCTACAGTGAGAACTCAcggtgaattcaaagtaattttaagatttaaagtcaaaatagccgaactgctTCACCTCACTTCGGTAACTAGCCCTGTTAGTTTATACTGTTATGGCAAGATTTCATGTCTTCTCAGGGTGTACATCTACGAATTACCATTAATCAAAGAGGAAgcagatattttaattttttgaggAACTACAACAAAGTGTTTTTTGGGTATCCTTTAGCTATTTATACAAAAGACTTTCTGGTAAAGAAagaacttcctcttcctcttagATCAATTATTATTTAACATGTTCCTGTTCTaaaagaatgaaataaaaataaaattgaatccCCAtgattaatgatatattaaataTTGTTAGCGTTATTATAGTTATAGTTTGAAAATTAACGAATACAAACAAAATAGAGATTTCTTTGTTCGTCGATGCACACAATTCTTAAAGGTGCAAGTTTGAGATGTGAATATGAACAGAAGGCTGGTGCAGGTCTTTTCCTGAGAGGAGTGGTCAATCTGGGATTGACCAGTAAGGAAGGTTTcctgtagttgaggcgggagatGTTTGTGGGATGCAAGCACACGCTCCGTATGAGTATAATACAAAGTTAAAGACAAATAAGGCAAGACTATTGGATTCTAGGTCTAATGGTTTTCGGATCTCAAGGAACCTCAAAAGGTCTAAATAACAGGTCTAGGATTTAGGCATTTCCTAGTTCCTCTGGGGATACTGACAACACCTGGGCTGTTGGGTGTGCCTTAAGAGCAACCTACCATGAAATCAAGTGTTAGTGTAATCACTGATAATGGTATATGTTACTTTGTGCGAACTCTGAGAACCATATATTATAGCAAAAAgatcaaataatatatatttgtggtcttCAGAGAGCTGCTTCTATAACATTCTCTCTCGCTTCACCTTCTTCCACTACTCGTATGTCCTTTTTTAATTCTACAACTTCATTTGCTTCTTCTCTTGCTCCCTGTCTATTTCTTTTCCAGATTGGTTTCTCTAGGCTCTAATCATGGTCTGAGCTTTCATagactgacagggttattcacttaagagaggattcaaagtgaatttaaaatgtaatgccAACATAGCCACCTGGAACCATCATAGAAATCAGTAGTtgggctactttggtcttaaatttaaaattcactttgaattatcactgtAGTTAATAACCCAgtgaggtttttctttttttttagaccatctttattttatttttaatttttccacGAAATAGAATAGTGTTAGTAGCGTTGTGAACATTGCATCATAACAAAG
Proteins encoded in this window:
- the TMEM86B gene encoding lysoplasmalogenase TMEM86B translates to MDILEPNPRYKKSSLATVRGTISKLLPFFMSCSVYFVLWIPLSEPSLYSALIKCLPIISLEFFIVVHSLGGGTFNSYARKILLGLIFSALGDLCLIWQDYFLYGMVMFGLAHLMYTIAFGLRPLNVRVFIVFAIFSVTFYSVIFPYLHGPFVYMVAGYISLIGTMAWRAMARVSLASHNFSWAYLSAALGSLVFMVSDGVLAVDKFCFPISNSRTIIMVTYYGAQALIALSITGNSQDDFMWKSR